The following are encoded together in the Candidatus Thorarchaeota archaeon genome:
- a CDS encoding aminotransferase class III-fold pyridoxal phosphate-dependent enzyme, translating into MEQKHIDILRELGFSITPEMLKNEYWQKRGAEALAITTQEREIYGCLDHTRGQGLQLFDIEGTEYLDMTGGVAVRAFGLRYPPLLDFEIRINDLEREMPGMDFDAIPQTLLAEKLAKMTPGDHKKRVTFTTSGGRAVEGCMKSAMDLSGKQRFVAFLPAFHGRTGYALSLTASNSRHKNGYPQGVDVTRIYYPYCYRCPYGQDVEDCNLQCVEALRYALQVEGNDIAATVMEPLCGEGGLIVPPAKAVKGMYEVTKEAGAYFMSDEVQAGMGRTGKFCAIEHHGVVPDFISMAKALGGGYPMGASIGPAPMYTAASRHSETFSAEPKMATLSLWVLKHLEDMQFMKKNAENGAYLLKRLGELKDKYEVVGDVRGLGLMVGVEFVKDKKTKTKAVQFRNQLVHTLVKKQKLWILGAGQNCIRFTPSYVITREQIDDAVSRLEEGIQQTPK; encoded by the coding sequence ATGGAACAGAAACACATCGACATTCTCCGGGAACTTGGTTTTAGCATCACTCCTGAGATGCTGAAGAACGAGTATTGGCAGAAGCGTGGAGCAGAGGCTCTGGCCATAACCACGCAAGAGCGTGAGATATACGGCTGTTTGGATCACACACGAGGTCAAGGACTGCAGCTGTTCGACATCGAGGGCACAGAGTATCTTGACATGACAGGGGGGGTGGCTGTGCGTGCCTTCGGTCTGAGGTATCCCCCATTACTTGACTTTGAGATACGAATCAACGATCTTGAACGAGAGATGCCCGGGATGGACTTCGATGCCATTCCTCAGACTCTGCTTGCTGAGAAGCTGGCCAAGATGACTCCTGGCGACCACAAGAAGCGTGTCACCTTCACCACATCGGGTGGTCGTGCAGTTGAGGGATGCATGAAGTCTGCCATGGACTTGAGCGGCAAACAGAGATTCGTGGCCTTTCTGCCTGCCTTTCATGGGCGGACCGGATATGCTCTGTCGCTCACGGCATCGAACAGTCGTCACAAGAACGGCTATCCACAGGGTGTTGATGTGACTCGGATATACTACCCGTACTGCTACAGGTGCCCCTATGGACAGGATGTTGAGGACTGCAACCTCCAGTGTGTTGAGGCCCTCAGATATGCTCTTCAGGTCGAGGGTAATGACATAGCGGCCACGGTCATGGAACCACTATGCGGCGAGGGAGGTCTCATTGTGCCTCCTGCAAAGGCCGTGAAGGGCATGTATGAGGTGACCAAGGAGGCAGGTGCGTATTTCATGTCCGACGAGGTGCAGGCCGGCATGGGCAGGACCGGCAAGTTCTGTGCAATCGAACACCACGGTGTTGTACCGGACTTCATCTCTATGGCAAAGGCACTTGGTGGCGGTTATCCGATGGGCGCATCCATCGGGCCCGCTCCAATGTACACTGCTGCAAGCCGACACTCGGAGACATTCTCCGCAGAGCCCAAGATGGCAACTCTCTCTCTCTGGGTCCTGAAACATCTCGAGGACATGCAGTTCATGAAGAAGAATGCAGAGAATGGAGCATATCTGCTGAAGCGGCTTGGCGAACTCAAGGACAAGTACGAGGTCGTCGGGGACGTTCGTGGACTTGGCTTGATGGTGGGTGTCGAGTTCGTCAAGGACAAGAAGACCAAGACAAAGGCTGTGCAGTTCAGGAACCAGCTCGTCCACACGCTTGTGAAAAAGCAAAAGCTGTGGATTCTGGGCGCAGGTCAGAATTGCATCAGATTCACTCCAAGCTACGTCATAACCCGTGAGCAGATTGATGACGCGGTGAGTCGACTGGAAGAAGGCATTCAACAGACTCCGAAGTAG
- the aspS gene encoding aspartate--tRNA(Asn) ligase: MDFYTRAGVEPLGSETRTHFTNEVRPELAGKKVVLVGWVHILRDKGRIKFVILRDEHGTIQVTVPEKKVRPEVFETIGRLRSEFVIVVRGTVVATSQVESGVEVIPDSVRIINNADRLPIDIVEGKVDVDLDTRLNHRIIDLRKPKVNAIFRVQHSLVRFAREFLENNDFVEIHTPKLVAEATEGGANLFEVKYFERRAYLAQSPQFYKQLMLLAGFGRVFEIAPVFRAEKHNTRRHVNEYTSFDLEMAWISGVEDVMKMEEQMLHHAFKKTAKHAASDLELLGVDFHVPKIPFKRIKYADAIQMLRDEGKEVKIGDDLDPECERILGELFPQRFGTDMVFITHYPLELRPAYTMPSLTDEGMTESFDLTYKGMEITTGSQRIHLHDLLVERFKAKGYNPENFSFYIDPFRYGAPPHGGLGLGVERLTMQVLGIDNIREAVLLPRDRERLTP, translated from the coding sequence ATGGACTTCTACACCAGAGCAGGAGTTGAACCGTTAGGTAGTGAGACAAGGACGCACTTCACGAACGAAGTACGGCCTGAGCTTGCAGGAAAGAAGGTCGTCCTTGTAGGCTGGGTACACATACTCCGCGACAAGGGCAGGATCAAGTTCGTGATTCTGCGCGACGAGCATGGGACAATACAGGTCACAGTTCCCGAGAAGAAAGTGCGGCCGGAGGTCTTTGAGACCATAGGGCGTCTTCGAAGTGAGTTTGTGATTGTGGTGCGTGGCACAGTGGTCGCCACTTCTCAGGTCGAGTCAGGTGTTGAGGTCATCCCCGATTCCGTTAGGATCATCAATAATGCTGACAGACTGCCAATAGACATTGTGGAGGGCAAGGTCGATGTTGACCTTGATACGCGTCTGAATCATCGAATCATAGATCTACGCAAGCCCAAGGTCAATGCGATTTTTCGCGTACAGCACTCACTCGTGAGGTTTGCTCGCGAGTTTCTGGAGAACAATGATTTCGTTGAGATTCATACGCCGAAGCTGGTAGCAGAGGCCACAGAAGGTGGTGCCAATCTCTTCGAGGTCAAGTACTTCGAGCGACGTGCCTACCTTGCCCAGAGTCCTCAGTTCTACAAGCAGCTGATGTTGCTCGCTGGTTTCGGAAGGGTGTTTGAGATTGCTCCGGTCTTCAGGGCGGAGAAACACAACACACGTCGCCACGTCAATGAGTACACCTCCTTCGACCTCGAGATGGCATGGATATCTGGAGTGGAGGATGTGATGAAGATGGAGGAACAGATGCTCCATCACGCATTCAAAAAGACCGCTAAGCATGCAGCCTCGGACCTAGAGCTACTGGGAGTGGACTTCCATGTCCCGAAGATTCCATTCAAGAGAATCAAGTACGCGGATGCGATACAGATGCTAAGAGATGAGGGTAAGGAGGTCAAGATAGGAGATGACTTGGACCCCGAGTGCGAGCGCATACTTGGTGAGCTGTTCCCTCAGCGTTTCGGTACAGACATGGTCTTCATCACTCACTACCCTTTGGAGTTGAGACCTGCATACACCATGCCAAGCCTCACTGACGAGGGCATGACGGAGAGCTTTGACCTCACCTACAAGGGAATGGAGATAACCACCGGCAGTCAACGTATTCATCTCCACGACCTGCTTGTCGAGCGGTTCAAGGCCAAGGGCTACAACCCTGAGAACTTCAGCTTCTACATAGACCCATTCAGATACGGCGCACCTCCCCACGGAGGACTGGGTCTGGGTGTAGAGAGACTGACCATGCAGGTGTTGGGGATTGACAACATCCGTGAGGCAGTGTTGCTCCCACGCGACCGCGAGCGTCTGACACCATAG
- a CDS encoding zinc-ribbon domain-containing protein: protein MAITRYNDDYDDRAGERPVKLDRTEGFVVIEGRAYPARELVEALAQSGYAELRAEGDTLVLGRRRITPVYKSVQERAMAALCHGSLAYCCPLGKRCVERDRALEMLGLTPTDYERMKSDSHHRFLGHSRGIEEAPDQWTYGRGRGRIASGSATDPGFGTEDYRRDFDSLDYAVRARSTTRDCDNAGSRDVTRNRDGFRRGVGAYERPVPESGPDGTAHGSRRGLDSDVSKTTCQLSSREPHEGLGALFMQGELSPFVDDTRQDKRSTVFCFSCGKTIEAGVSKCPYCGTPQ from the coding sequence GTGGCCATCACGAGATACAACGATGACTATGACGACAGGGCAGGCGAGCGTCCAGTGAAGCTTGATAGGACAGAGGGCTTTGTGGTCATCGAAGGCCGCGCATATCCTGCAAGAGAGTTGGTCGAGGCTCTGGCTCAGAGTGGCTATGCCGAGTTGAGAGCTGAGGGGGACACTCTTGTTCTCGGCAGGAGAAGGATCACTCCGGTCTACAAGTCCGTGCAGGAACGAGCAATGGCTGCTCTATGCCATGGCAGTCTGGCATACTGCTGTCCATTGGGTAAGAGATGCGTGGAGAGAGACCGCGCACTGGAGATGCTTGGCCTGACGCCCACCGACTATGAACGAATGAAGAGTGACTCGCATCACCGATTCTTGGGCCACTCCAGGGGCATAGAGGAGGCGCCAGATCAGTGGACGTACGGCAGAGGACGAGGACGGATAGCCAGTGGTTCGGCCACAGACCCAGGTTTCGGCACTGAGGACTATCGTCGCGACTTCGATAGCCTTGACTATGCCGTGAGGGCACGGTCCACTACACGAGACTGCGACAACGCTGGCAGCAGGGACGTCACAAGGAACAGAGATGGTTTCCGTCGGGGGGTGGGCGCGTATGAGAGACCCGTCCCTGAGAGCGGTCCTGACGGAACTGCACACGGCTCGCGACGTGGCCTAGACTCAGATGTGAGTAAGACCACATGTCAGTTGTCATCAAGAGAGCCTCATGAAGGACTCGGCGCCTTGTTCATGCAGGGTGAGCTGAGCCCCTTTGTTGACGATACGCGACAAGACAAGAGGAGCACCGTGTTCTGCTTCTCATGCGGAAAGACCATTGAAGCGGGCGTTTCAAAATGCCCGTACTGCGGTACTCCTCAGTAG
- a CDS encoding Snf7 family protein, whose translation MKSVKKAFTWGRKRPDAAEVSSQLRVLAKQLERERNRLEKEERENKARAVKARKEGHIEAYRMYAAEMVRFRRYALGVDRSRLQMLKILAHLTRAQTTARATMALDQVASILGIIGTSTDATKVVENLDEITRRLEEFEIESGITDEAFDMASGSQVSSEDLSAAMAEIDAAAGMGEAAPVAARPVSEAEELEEAIKSLERELGV comes from the coding sequence TTGAAGTCCGTGAAGAAGGCGTTCACATGGGGAAGGAAACGACCCGATGCAGCAGAAGTCAGCAGCCAGCTCAGAGTCCTCGCAAAACAGCTTGAGCGGGAGAGGAATCGACTGGAGAAAGAGGAACGCGAAAACAAGGCCCGCGCAGTTAAGGCAAGGAAGGAGGGCCATATCGAGGCGTATCGCATGTACGCCGCCGAGATGGTTCGCTTCAGAAGATACGCACTTGGTGTGGACAGATCGCGTCTGCAGATGTTGAAGATCCTGGCGCATCTGACTCGCGCACAGACGACTGCTCGTGCAACGATGGCGCTGGACCAAGTGGCAAGTATCTTGGGCATCATTGGAACCAGCACAGATGCCACCAAAGTGGTGGAGAACCTCGATGAGATCACTCGACGTCTTGAGGAGTTCGAGATAGAGAGCGGTATCACTGACGAAGCATTCGACATGGCCAGCGGGTCGCAGGTGTCTTCGGAAGACCTCTCCGCTGCAATGGCTGAGATAGATGCTGCCGCAGGAATGGGCGAGGCCGCACCGGTCGCGGCACGACCGGTTTCCGAAGCTGAGGAGCTCGAAGAGGCAATAAAGTCGCTCGAGCGAGAACTGGGTGTGTGA
- a CDS encoding AAA family ATPase, producing the protein MSDRLDLGLKALLEKAVELDNRGMKKEACSYYLKASRILTKMSKSASLPSVQKHYLDRAQECVDRVRYLSGIKKKSSTTPDGLSSPPDVVSAAPAARREAARKGVEEEDEESKRLQDMLADTIITERPDVKMSEVAGLEHAKQAIADAIVTPMRHPELFKGKARQPWRGILFYGPAGCGKTLIAKAVASEVDATFFNVSAANIVSKWLGESERLVMTLFELARKNQPSVVFIDELDSVGGSRSGDDVGGERRMKTQLLTELQGVASKPEDRVTVIGATNLPWELDFALKSRFEKRIYIPLPDKASREAIFEIHMEEIEVSPSVTFSELADLTEGYSGRDISVVCREAAMEPIRELQRSGRMDDDSEILDLRPVDREDFLTAIESIRPATPPEDIKRYMDWAEGA; encoded by the coding sequence ATGTCTGACAGATTGGACTTGGGTCTCAAGGCCTTGCTGGAGAAGGCAGTGGAGCTTGACAATAGGGGAATGAAGAAGGAGGCCTGCTCATACTACCTGAAGGCGAGCAGGATACTTACGAAGATGTCCAAGTCTGCATCACTGCCAAGTGTTCAGAAACACTACCTTGACAGGGCACAGGAGTGTGTGGACAGGGTAAGGTACCTGTCTGGGATCAAGAAGAAGAGCAGCACTACACCGGACGGGCTTAGCAGTCCCCCGGATGTTGTGAGTGCGGCTCCAGCTGCAAGGCGTGAGGCGGCACGGAAGGGCGTTGAGGAGGAGGATGAGGAGTCCAAGCGGCTTCAAGACATGCTTGCAGACACGATAATCACCGAGCGACCAGATGTGAAGATGTCAGAGGTGGCAGGACTGGAACATGCCAAGCAGGCAATAGCAGATGCGATAGTCACACCGATGAGGCATCCGGAGCTGTTCAAGGGTAAGGCCAGACAGCCATGGAGAGGCATCCTGTTCTATGGCCCTGCGGGATGCGGAAAGACCCTCATCGCCAAGGCAGTGGCATCCGAGGTGGACGCGACCTTCTTCAACGTCTCAGCTGCCAACATTGTCAGCAAGTGGTTGGGAGAGTCAGAGAGACTTGTCATGACACTGTTCGAACTCGCAAGGAAGAACCAGCCCTCTGTCGTGTTCATAGATGAACTCGACTCTGTTGGTGGTTCAAGGTCAGGGGACGATGTGGGAGGCGAACGCAGGATGAAGACCCAGCTTCTCACAGAGCTCCAAGGCGTGGCGAGCAAGCCAGAGGACAGAGTCACAGTGATAGGCGCTACAAACCTGCCGTGGGAGCTGGACTTTGCCCTCAAGTCACGATTCGAGAAGCGCATCTACATTCCTCTTCCTGACAAGGCCTCGAGGGAGGCCATCTTCGAGATACACATGGAGGAAATCGAAGTGTCACCAAGCGTCACTTTCTCGGAACTGGCAGACCTCACAGAGGGCTACAGTGGGAGGGATATCAGCGTGGTCTGTCGTGAGGCTGCCATGGAGCCTATAAGAGAGCTGCAGAGGTCCGGACGGATGGACGACGACAGCGAGATACTTGACCTCCGGCCTGTCGACAGGGAGGACTTCCTTACAGCCATTGAGAGCATCAGGCCTGCTACGCCACCCGAGGACATCAAGAGATACATGGACTGGGCAGAGGGGGCATAG